In Natrinema amylolyticum, the following are encoded in one genomic region:
- a CDS encoding fatty acid--CoA ligase produces MSEHPTIGDTLEGTVDRHPERDAIIYPRKDQRWTYAEFDERVNRLANALLEAGIETGDRVATVLYNGSEMALTVYACAKIGAVFTPLNFRLPSGEIEYIVNDAEAKMVLFESDTREAVEGARPSLETVSEYVYIDDDREEGPEYATGFYELLESGSADRPDVRVDEDDVYAFIYTSGTTGRPKGVVHEHRNMVEHNLLCIAEMNLTRDDVGLSMMPLYHCAELHCNLFARVHRGAANVIHHEFEPEAVLEAVEDHGVTVLFAAPTAWNALSMTAAESAADVSSLRLGLYGAAPMPEQVLENCMEHLCEDYVQAYGMTELGPAAVFQSAADQLPKQGSAGLPGLNHRLRIVEPDAEPDREVEDGEIGEILLASPCTMREYWNRPEATAESLREADGTTWYYTGDLGYRDDDGYLYVVDRKDDMIVSGGENVYPAEVEDALFAHDAVEEAAVVGEPDDEWGEQVVAYVVAGEDVDATDLDSFVLESDRLADFKRPRTYYFVDELPKNPSGKIQKFKLREDEAGLEPESETVAS; encoded by the coding sequence ATGTCAGAACATCCCACGATAGGCGACACCCTCGAGGGGACGGTCGATCGCCATCCCGAGCGCGACGCGATAATCTATCCGCGCAAGGACCAGCGGTGGACCTACGCCGAGTTCGACGAGCGGGTGAATCGGCTGGCCAACGCCCTGCTCGAGGCCGGCATCGAGACGGGAGACAGGGTCGCGACGGTGCTGTACAACGGGTCGGAGATGGCGCTCACCGTCTACGCGTGCGCGAAGATCGGTGCCGTCTTCACCCCGCTGAACTTCCGGTTGCCGTCGGGCGAGATCGAGTACATCGTCAACGACGCCGAGGCCAAGATGGTGCTCTTCGAGTCCGACACGCGGGAGGCGGTCGAGGGGGCCCGCCCGAGCCTCGAGACAGTCTCGGAGTACGTCTATATCGACGACGACCGCGAGGAGGGACCCGAGTACGCGACGGGATTCTACGAGCTGCTCGAGTCGGGCTCGGCCGACCGACCGGACGTTCGCGTCGACGAGGACGACGTGTACGCCTTCATATACACGTCGGGGACGACGGGCCGGCCGAAGGGGGTCGTCCACGAGCACCGGAACATGGTGGAACACAACCTCCTGTGTATCGCGGAGATGAACCTCACCCGCGACGACGTCGGGCTGTCGATGATGCCGCTGTATCACTGCGCCGAACTCCACTGTAACCTGTTCGCGCGAGTCCATCGCGGCGCGGCGAACGTCATCCATCACGAGTTCGAACCCGAGGCGGTGCTTGAGGCGGTCGAGGACCACGGCGTGACGGTCCTCTTCGCGGCTCCGACGGCCTGGAACGCGCTCTCGATGACCGCCGCCGAGTCGGCCGCCGACGTCTCCTCGCTCCGGCTCGGACTCTACGGCGCGGCCCCGATGCCCGAACAGGTACTCGAGAACTGCATGGAACACCTCTGCGAGGACTACGTCCAGGCGTACGGGATGACCGAACTCGGGCCCGCCGCCGTCTTCCAGTCGGCGGCCGACCAGCTCCCGAAACAGGGATCGGCCGGACTGCCCGGACTCAATCACCGCCTTCGCATCGTCGAACCCGACGCGGAGCCGGACCGGGAGGTCGAGGACGGTGAGATCGGCGAAATCCTGCTCGCCAGCCCGTGTACGATGCGGGAGTACTGGAACCGTCCCGAGGCGACCGCGGAGTCGCTGCGCGAGGCCGACGGGACGACCTGGTACTACACGGGCGATCTGGGCTACCGCGACGACGACGGCTACCTCTACGTCGTCGACCGGAAGGACGACATGATCGTCTCCGGCGGCGAGAACGTCTACCCCGCCGAGGTCGAGGACGCGCTGTTCGCACACGACGCCGTCGAAGAGGCGGCCGTCGTCGGCGAACCCGACGACGAGTGGGGCGAACAGGTCGTCGCCTACGTCGTCGCCGGCGAGGACGTCGACGCGACCGACCTCGACTCGTTCGTCCTCGAGAGCGACCGGCTCGCCGACTTCAAGCGGCCCCGAACCTACTACTTCGTCGACGAACTCCCCAAGAACCCCAGCGGCAAGATCCAGAAGTTCAAGCTCCGCGAGGACGAGGCGGGCCTCGAGCCCGAGTCCGAAACGGTCGCGTCCTGA
- a CDS encoding DUF7282 domain-containing protein produces the protein MGMMPRTRTVGVAVIAALVLLSGASIAFAATDAGTAQDNETENETATVTFENQTSNGTAVVVNNTTLPEGGFAVIHAAVPVDGDNMTDNATDDENGDNATADENETVTNMSEEYEAGEVLGNSTHLESGDHENVTVELNKSLEESQVLIAMAHQDTNDNQTYDFPEADDPYITDGEPVIDDALITLEDEMNETAANETMDDDMEDNESEP, from the coding sequence ATGGGTATGATGCCACGTACAAGAACCGTCGGCGTCGCAGTCATCGCGGCGCTCGTCCTCCTCTCGGGGGCGAGCATCGCGTTCGCCGCGACCGACGCCGGAACGGCCCAAGACAACGAGACGGAGAACGAAACGGCGACAGTGACGTTCGAGAACCAGACGTCGAACGGGACGGCGGTCGTAGTCAATAACACGACGCTACCCGAGGGCGGCTTCGCCGTCATCCACGCGGCCGTACCCGTCGACGGGGACAACATGACGGATAACGCCACCGACGACGAGAACGGAGACAACGCGACGGCGGACGAGAACGAGACCGTCACCAACATGTCCGAGGAGTACGAGGCCGGTGAAGTTCTGGGTAACTCCACCCACTTAGAGTCCGGCGACCACGAAAACGTGACCGTCGAACTCAACAAGTCCCTCGAGGAGAGCCAAGTCCTGATCGCGATGGCCCATCAGGACACCAACGACAATCAGACGTACGACTTCCCCGAGGCCGACGACCCGTATATCACTGACGGCGAGCCAGTGATCGACGACGCGCTGATCACGCTCGAGGACGAGATGAACGAGACGGCCGCGAACGAGACGATGGATGACGATATGGAGGACAACGAGTCGGAGCCGTAG
- a CDS encoding MOSC domain-containing protein has protein sequence MTGSGTVERIFIAPEAEAEMEEQTGVEAVAGKGLRGDRYFSEIETGTFVEWVPDEERHDGYDLTLIEQEAVTAIEREAGIELAPGEHRRNIETRDVALNHLVGQRFRVGDAICRGDRLCEPCNHLQRITQDGVLQALTHRGGLRADILEDGMIRPGDVIEPLE, from the coding sequence ATGACCGGGAGCGGCACTGTCGAACGGATTTTTATCGCACCTGAAGCCGAAGCGGAGATGGAAGAACAGACCGGTGTTGAAGCAGTTGCTGGAAAGGGACTCCGAGGTGATCGCTACTTTAGCGAGATAGAGACGGGAACCTTCGTCGAGTGGGTGCCAGATGAGGAACGCCACGATGGGTACGATCTCACGTTGATTGAGCAAGAGGCTGTCACAGCAATCGAACGTGAAGCGGGAATCGAACTCGCACCGGGAGAACACCGACGAAACATCGAAACCCGTGATGTCGCACTCAATCATCTCGTTGGGCAACGATTCCGCGTCGGTGACGCCATCTGTCGAGGGGATCGGCTGTGTGAACCGTGTAATCATCTTCAGCGCATCACTCAGGACGGCGTATTGCAGGCACTCACTCACCGAGGTGGGCTCCGAGCGGACATTCTCGAAGATGGGATGATTCGCCCCGGAGATGTCATCGAACCGCTCGAATAA
- a CDS encoding trans-sulfuration enzyme family protein produces the protein MTRHNSQSDRNRFATIAVGAAETETHPHRNGTNDVVPPIHLSTTFEWASGEDANEHDYSRESNPTRAALEAQLARLEGGEHGLAFASGMAATSTTMLSLVPPGGHVVSSDTTYSGTEKLLTEHMAGHLGVDIDFVDARDPDNVADAVNADTDLIWAETPSNPLIRLCDIQTIADIADDHDALFGVDSTFASPYYQSPLELGADVVVHSTTKYLNGHSDSIGGAVITDDSGVFEQLAFAQRVGLGNMLSPFDCYLVARGIKTLPARMEHHEKNAMAVARFLESHDRVARVHYPGLESHPQHELASEQMSGYSGMLSFEFDGTLIELEAFIEGLEVFTPGASLGGIESLVEVPSLMIPDEFSRSEESAEIPETLVRVSVGLEDADDLCEDLRKALP, from the coding sequence ATGACACGACACAATAGCCAGTCCGACAGGAATCGATTCGCAACCATCGCAGTCGGCGCAGCTGAAACCGAAACGCATCCTCACAGAAATGGAACGAACGACGTCGTCCCGCCGATCCACCTTTCGACTACGTTCGAGTGGGCCAGCGGGGAGGATGCCAATGAACACGACTATTCGCGCGAGAGCAATCCGACACGGGCAGCCCTCGAAGCGCAGTTAGCCCGCCTCGAAGGCGGTGAGCATGGATTGGCGTTCGCCTCCGGGATGGCCGCCACATCGACGACGATGCTATCGCTGGTCCCCCCGGGAGGCCACGTCGTCTCCTCGGACACCACCTATAGCGGAACCGAAAAACTGCTCACCGAACACATGGCCGGACATCTTGGCGTTGACATTGACTTTGTTGACGCCCGTGACCCCGACAACGTCGCCGATGCAGTCAACGCGGACACTGACTTGATCTGGGCAGAAACACCGTCAAACCCCTTGATTAGGTTGTGTGATATCCAAACGATAGCCGACATCGCCGATGACCATGATGCTCTGTTCGGCGTGGACAGTACCTTTGCGAGTCCGTACTACCAATCCCCACTCGAACTGGGTGCTGATGTGGTCGTTCACAGCACCACCAAGTATCTCAACGGACACTCCGACTCGATCGGCGGTGCCGTTATCACCGACGACAGTGGGGTTTTCGAGCAATTAGCGTTCGCGCAGCGGGTTGGGCTTGGGAATATGCTTTCGCCGTTCGACTGCTATCTCGTTGCCCGAGGCATCAAGACGCTGCCCGCGCGGATGGAACATCACGAGAAGAACGCGATGGCGGTTGCCCGGTTCCTCGAGAGCCACGATCGGGTCGCTCGTGTCCACTATCCGGGTCTTGAGAGCCACCCGCAACACGAGCTTGCGAGTGAGCAGATGTCGGGGTACAGCGGGATGCTGTCCTTCGAGTTTGACGGCACACTCATTGAACTTGAGGCGTTCATCGAGGGGCTTGAGGTATTCACGCCGGGAGCTAGTCTCGGTGGGATCGAGAGCCTTGTTGAGGTCCCGTCACTAATGATCCCCGACGAGTTCAGTCGTAGTGAGGAGTCAGCGGAGATTCCCGAGACGTTGGTCCGGGTATCCGTTGGCCTCGAAGACGCCGATGACCTCTGCGAGGACCTCCGGAAGGCGCTACCGTAG
- a CDS encoding FAD-dependent oxidoreductase gives MTLATVDRYDPEQVSSIGDRAVVVGGSMAGLCAARVLADGFEEVVVIERDSLSDEPITRDGAPQTSHPHLMQEAGRATLEDFFPGFGEKLLSEGGLLIDGSTEMKSYEKGGFAATPESRLPMYGSSRALLEWVVRWHITRIENVSLRDGCQFVNYLLDDSETTVTGVTFRDEHDAETTLTADLVVDATGRTSRTPQWLNDHGYEAPPVDEVEVDLTYSSIQIERPPDDRRGFAAFPRAPRTRGSAINPIEGNRWDVIMIGVHGDVAPTDEEEFVEFAESLPMDELGELVKSQSWVSDEIHHYPYPTSRWRHYEQLDEFPSGLVVTGDALASFNPVYGQGMSVAALDALVLHHCLADGGGKNLGPRFFERTAEVINTVWRLGVGSDFAYPQTTGPKPPGTDLFGWYMGRLTRQAHSDKVLSEAFNRVLRLEQPPTALLRPNIIWRVFFPSPQSSLIST, from the coding sequence ATGACCCTCGCAACTGTAGATCGGTACGACCCAGAGCAGGTTTCGTCCATCGGCGACCGAGCGGTAGTGGTCGGTGGGAGTATGGCCGGCCTTTGTGCGGCCCGAGTGCTCGCCGATGGATTCGAAGAAGTGGTGGTCATCGAGCGTGATTCGCTGTCCGACGAACCGATTACACGCGACGGAGCGCCCCAAACGAGTCATCCACACCTCATGCAAGAGGCAGGGCGAGCCACTTTAGAGGACTTCTTTCCCGGCTTCGGCGAAAAACTACTCTCGGAAGGCGGCCTGTTGATCGATGGCAGCACCGAAATGAAGTCGTATGAGAAGGGAGGGTTCGCCGCCACTCCGGAGAGCCGACTCCCGATGTACGGTTCGAGCCGGGCCCTCCTCGAATGGGTGGTGCGCTGGCACATAACTCGAATTGAGAACGTTTCCTTGCGAGATGGATGCCAGTTCGTCAATTATCTCCTCGATGATAGCGAAACGACAGTAACTGGCGTGACGTTCCGTGATGAGCACGACGCGGAGACGACGCTCACCGCTGATCTCGTTGTCGATGCCACCGGCCGGACGAGCCGTACGCCACAGTGGCTGAATGATCACGGCTACGAAGCGCCGCCCGTCGACGAGGTAGAGGTTGACCTGACTTACAGTTCAATTCAGATCGAGCGACCACCGGATGACCGTCGGGGGTTCGCTGCCTTTCCCCGCGCACCTCGCACGAGGGGAAGTGCAATCAATCCCATTGAGGGGAACCGCTGGGACGTGATTATGATCGGCGTCCACGGTGACGTCGCCCCGACAGACGAAGAGGAGTTCGTCGAGTTCGCTGAGAGCCTTCCTATGGACGAATTGGGTGAGTTAGTGAAATCCCAATCGTGGGTCTCCGATGAAATTCACCATTATCCGTACCCGACGAGTCGCTGGCGACACTACGAGCAACTCGACGAATTCCCGAGTGGCTTAGTCGTTACCGGTGATGCACTCGCTAGCTTCAATCCGGTCTACGGACAAGGGATGTCGGTTGCAGCACTCGATGCTCTGGTTCTCCATCATTGCCTCGCCGATGGCGGAGGTAAGAACCTCGGCCCCCGATTCTTCGAGCGGACGGCCGAGGTCATCAACACCGTCTGGAGATTGGGGGTCGGGTCCGATTTTGCTTATCCGCAGACGACCGGCCCAAAGCCCCCCGGCACCGATCTGTTCGGCTGGTACATGGGGCGTCTCACCCGCCAGGCTCACTCCGACAAAGTATTGAGTGAGGCCTTCAACCGTGTGCTCCGGTTAGAGCAGCCGCCCACAGCGCTGTTGCGGCCCAACATCATATGGCGAGTATTCTTCCCGTCGCCTCAGTCGTCATTGATCAGCACCTGA
- a CDS encoding helix-turn-helix domain-containing protein — translation MTLDVKFELFSEEIPLTTVAATASDSVLRVEDILASEHSRLVVIFWAESETFDTLETALDEAMVATYSILGTRGNRRLYRVELSDQSPTSYTEFVQLEIVPINTTITPTGFRSHARFADRETLAEFHGACEKYDIELQLDQIFEAPPEADDRYGLTQKQRETLLAAHEAGYFEIPRTGSLEEIGAELGVSAPSVSERLRRAQDRLIRHTIVIDERYL, via the coding sequence ATGACTCTCGATGTCAAGTTCGAGCTGTTCTCAGAGGAAATCCCGCTAACAACGGTTGCCGCTACTGCTTCAGACTCAGTTCTTCGAGTTGAGGATATTCTGGCCTCCGAGCACAGCCGGCTGGTAGTCATTTTCTGGGCAGAAAGCGAGACATTCGATACACTGGAAACGGCGCTTGACGAAGCGATGGTGGCGACGTACAGTATTCTCGGAACGAGAGGGAATCGACGTCTCTATCGCGTGGAGTTATCTGACCAATCGCCAACCAGCTACACTGAGTTCGTTCAATTGGAGATCGTCCCAATCAATACGACGATCACGCCGACGGGGTTCCGATCCCATGCCCGATTTGCCGACCGTGAGACACTCGCCGAATTCCACGGCGCATGTGAAAAGTACGATATTGAGTTGCAGTTGGACCAGATATTCGAAGCCCCACCCGAGGCCGACGACAGATATGGACTCACGCAAAAGCAGCGCGAAACGTTGCTTGCTGCCCATGAAGCAGGCTATTTCGAAATTCCTCGAACTGGCTCCTTAGAGGAGATCGGAGCTGAACTCGGCGTATCCGCACCATCAGTTTCTGAACGCCTTCGCCGGGCGCAGGACAGACTCATTCGGCATACTATCGTCATTGACGAACGGTACTTATAA
- a CDS encoding PAS domain S-box protein, protein MLDSDGTVISWNEGAERIKGYEESEIVGEHFWHGNRACLLS, encoded by the coding sequence ATGCTTGATTCCGACGGCACCGTCATTAGCTGGAACGAGGGGGCCGAACGAATCAAGGGTTACGAAGAATCAGAAATCGTCGGCGAACACTTCTGGCACGGGAATCGGGCTTGCCTTCTGTCGTAG
- a CDS encoding fibrillarin-like rRNA/tRNA 2'-O-methyltransferase, which translates to MSEALPAGVERREFDGTERLATRGEPVYGEPTDGEWRAWNPNRSKLGAMLELGMNTGLAGGETVLYLGAASGTTVSHVADFAGPTYAVEFAARPVRDLLEAAESRERLFPLLKDARKPESYAHVVESDVDVIVQDVATRGQARVALENRQFLADDGRLLLAVKARSEDVTREPTAVFEDVREELEEGYEIVETRRLESYHADHLGIIARPL; encoded by the coding sequence ATGAGTGAGGCCCTTCCCGCAGGTGTCGAGCGCCGCGAATTCGACGGGACCGAGCGACTCGCGACTCGAGGCGAGCCCGTCTACGGCGAGCCGACGGACGGCGAATGGCGCGCCTGGAACCCGAACCGATCCAAGCTCGGCGCGATGCTCGAGCTGGGGATGAACACCGGGCTCGCGGGCGGTGAAACCGTGCTCTATCTGGGTGCCGCGAGCGGGACGACGGTGAGCCACGTCGCGGATTTCGCTGGCCCGACCTATGCCGTCGAGTTCGCCGCGCGGCCGGTCCGAGACCTGCTCGAGGCCGCCGAGAGCCGCGAGCGGCTCTTTCCGCTGCTGAAAGACGCCCGGAAGCCAGAGAGCTACGCCCACGTCGTGGAGTCGGACGTGGACGTGATCGTCCAAGACGTGGCGACCCGCGGGCAGGCCCGCGTAGCGCTCGAGAACCGGCAGTTCCTGGCCGACGACGGGCGGCTATTACTGGCTGTGAAGGCGCGGAGTGAGGACGTGACTCGAGAACCGACTGCCGTGTTCGAGGACGTTCGAGAGGAACTGGAGGAGGGGTACGAGATTGTGGAGACGCGACGGCTCGAGAGCTATCATGCGGACCATCTCGGGATCATCGCGCGGCCGCTTTGA
- a CDS encoding NOP5/NOP56 family protein, with the protein MSDGTDPAKSGWFADVESGDTDGAAESIRTGRAAEPDDWPARAVESGFADDEDAYYDALREATTAATRAAVTERERADDRQLVHAIRAMDDCNRTANELAERLAEWAGTVDPEAGTGVAYARAIARGETDDGLEEPAIRSLAERVADLADEADDLREFVERQTPTVAPNLSTLAEPVLAARLIALAGGLEDLAKKPSGTVQVLGAEDALFAHLRGHAPSPKHGIIYTHDAVRGTHPENRGSAARAVAGKLAIAARVDHYSGEVKPELEAELAERIETIQARTTDDDTATDGGAADE; encoded by the coding sequence ATGAGCGACGGGACCGACCCCGCGAAATCGGGCTGGTTTGCGGACGTGGAATCGGGCGACACCGACGGAGCCGCCGAGTCGATCCGAACGGGACGGGCCGCCGAGCCGGACGACTGGCCCGCCCGCGCGGTCGAGTCGGGGTTCGCCGACGACGAGGACGCGTACTACGACGCCCTCCGCGAGGCGACGACCGCGGCGACTCGAGCGGCGGTGACCGAACGCGAGCGGGCCGACGACCGACAACTGGTCCACGCGATCCGGGCGATGGACGACTGTAATCGGACGGCCAACGAACTCGCCGAGCGGCTCGCGGAGTGGGCCGGGACCGTCGATCCCGAGGCGGGGACCGGCGTGGCGTACGCCAGAGCGATCGCACGCGGAGAGACCGACGACGGACTCGAGGAGCCCGCGATCCGGTCGCTCGCGGAACGGGTCGCCGACCTCGCCGACGAGGCCGACGACCTGCGAGAGTTCGTCGAACGCCAGACCCCGACCGTCGCGCCGAACCTCTCGACGCTGGCCGAGCCCGTCCTCGCGGCCCGGCTGATCGCGCTGGCCGGCGGCCTGGAGGACCTCGCGAAGAAACCCAGTGGGACGGTGCAGGTGCTGGGCGCGGAAGACGCGCTGTTCGCCCACCTGCGGGGACACGCGCCGTCGCCCAAACACGGGATCATCTACACGCACGACGCGGTGCGGGGGACCCACCCCGAGAACCGGGGCTCCGCGGCGCGTGCGGTGGCGGGCAAACTCGCTATCGCCGCCCGCGTCGATCACTACTCGGGGGAGGTAAAGCCCGAACTCGAGGCGGAACTGGCCGAGCGGATCGAGACGATTCAGGCCCGGACGACGGACGACGACACCGCGACCGACGGAGGTGCCGCCGATGAGTGA
- a CDS encoding helix-turn-helix domain-containing protein: protein MTVIADITVPADAFPLGRVLDNVPELEIELERIVPLQEAIIPLFWISGDDPSEIETMLREHSETETVEQLTSAEDRTLFEVHWGPDINGLIQALIDARAKVLEATGTADTWDFRLRFSSHEELSAFNVALTENDIPVTLRHIYNPTLPDEEPTLSAEQRDALLTAYREGYFEVPRRATLTELADTVEISDSALSQRIRRATDALVEQALLTDDRPKE from the coding sequence ATGACCGTCATCGCCGATATCACCGTTCCGGCGGACGCGTTCCCGCTCGGCCGCGTCTTGGACAACGTTCCGGAGCTCGAAATCGAACTCGAGCGAATCGTCCCGCTTCAGGAGGCTATTATCCCGCTGTTCTGGATCTCCGGCGACGATCCGTCCGAGATCGAGACGATGTTGCGCGAGCATTCCGAGACGGAGACGGTCGAGCAGCTCACGTCCGCCGAGGACCGGACGCTGTTCGAGGTCCACTGGGGGCCGGACATCAACGGCCTCATCCAGGCGCTCATCGACGCGCGTGCGAAAGTTCTCGAGGCCACCGGAACCGCCGACACCTGGGACTTCCGGTTGCGCTTTTCGTCTCACGAGGAGTTGTCGGCGTTCAACGTGGCGCTGACCGAGAACGACATTCCCGTGACGCTGCGTCACATCTATAATCCCACGCTTCCGGATGAAGAACCGACGCTTTCGGCCGAACAGCGCGACGCGTTGCTGACGGCGTATCGAGAGGGGTATTTCGAGGTCCCGCGACGGGCGACGCTCACCGAACTCGCCGACACCGTCGAGATCAGCGACAGCGCGCTGTCCCAGCGCATCCGACGGGCGACGGACGCGCTCGTCGAGCAAGCGCTACTGACGGATGACCGCCCGAAGGAATAG
- a CDS encoding universal stress protein — MTTPTEPTTADAMGTAERVPREQLGERIRNVDRDWSTQRERDRSANGPSRVLVPFDASEPACSALEYAFELFPDVDVTALLIVEDSTIAYIPDLSTGPYAGTERDLLEGVPTELERAIEIAESRDERLRTAGRVGPPTQGILEYLERESVDHVVIGSHCRSGLARVLRGSVAESVVRRSPVPVTVIRSGSEWGD, encoded by the coding sequence ATGACGACGCCAACCGAACCAACGACGGCAGACGCGATGGGTACTGCCGAACGCGTTCCGAGAGAACAACTCGGAGAACGGATCCGAAACGTCGACCGAGACTGGAGCACGCAACGGGAGCGAGACCGATCGGCGAACGGTCCGTCGCGAGTCCTAGTCCCGTTCGACGCCTCCGAACCCGCTTGCAGCGCGCTCGAGTACGCCTTCGAGCTGTTTCCGGACGTCGATGTCACCGCGTTACTGATCGTCGAGGATTCGACGATCGCCTACATTCCGGACCTGTCGACCGGCCCGTACGCGGGTACCGAGCGCGACCTCCTCGAGGGCGTTCCGACGGAACTCGAGCGCGCGATCGAAATCGCCGAGAGCCGCGACGAACGCCTCCGAACGGCGGGACGGGTCGGACCGCCGACCCAGGGGATTCTCGAGTACCTGGAGCGCGAATCCGTCGATCACGTCGTCATCGGAAGTCACTGCCGGTCCGGCCTCGCTCGGGTCCTCCGGGGTAGCGTCGCCGAGAGCGTCGTCCGTCGCTCGCCGGTACCGGTCACCGTGATCCGATCCGGATCCGAGTGGGGTGACTGA
- a CDS encoding DUF63 family protein: MDDFIDRFGAERVWAATVATLAAAVVLGAVLFPQRVYVEFIWQYFWGPVVADAHSWTCVAWAGGEEIPCSEAGSGAGPTAEPGYTFVSYAGYIPTLVLLLVGIIFLIRRLEIERYRAGFFALFPFMLFGGALRVVEDVNATAFETTGEMAIQLPWSGFIISPLIYFTVFFIALFAVVFSIWLDRNDYVSGYEYPLAGIGTAALTITIAYLAYVAATEPYADFHPLIPLVILVGATLTTAITWVALERFAPELNRGTESMGIVVIWAHAVDGVANVIGLDWATNLGLPANLVPKHPINRAIANTTADVLPANIVAVTGSAWPFLLVKVAAAVFVIWIFDETVFEDSPRYAILLMITVVAVGLGPGTRDMLRATFGV, encoded by the coding sequence ATGGACGACTTCATCGACCGGTTCGGGGCCGAGCGTGTCTGGGCCGCGACCGTCGCGACGCTCGCCGCCGCAGTGGTCCTCGGTGCGGTCCTGTTCCCCCAGCGGGTGTACGTCGAGTTCATCTGGCAGTACTTCTGGGGGCCAGTCGTCGCGGACGCCCACAGTTGGACCTGTGTCGCCTGGGCCGGCGGCGAGGAGATACCCTGCAGCGAGGCCGGCTCCGGTGCTGGACCGACCGCCGAGCCCGGCTACACGTTCGTCTCCTACGCCGGCTATATCCCGACGCTAGTCCTGTTGCTGGTCGGGATCATCTTTCTCATTCGCCGCCTCGAGATCGAACGCTATCGCGCGGGCTTTTTCGCTCTGTTCCCGTTCATGCTCTTCGGCGGCGCACTGCGGGTCGTCGAGGACGTCAACGCGACGGCCTTCGAAACGACCGGCGAGATGGCCATCCAGCTACCGTGGTCCGGGTTCATCATCAGCCCGCTGATCTACTTTACCGTCTTCTTCATCGCCCTCTTTGCAGTGGTATTCTCTATCTGGCTCGATCGCAACGACTACGTCTCGGGTTACGAGTACCCGCTGGCTGGCATCGGGACGGCCGCGCTGACGATCACGATCGCATATCTGGCGTACGTCGCCGCGACGGAACCCTACGCGGATTTCCACCCGCTTATTCCGCTCGTGATCCTCGTCGGTGCAACGCTCACGACGGCGATCACGTGGGTCGCACTCGAGCGCTTCGCCCCCGAACTGAACCGCGGTACCGAGTCGATGGGGATCGTCGTCATCTGGGCCCATGCGGTCGACGGGGTCGCGAACGTCATCGGACTCGACTGGGCGACGAACCTCGGACTGCCGGCCAACCTCGTCCCGAAACACCCGATCAATCGGGCGATCGCGAACACAACGGCGGACGTACTACCGGCCAATATCGTCGCCGTTACCGGTTCGGCCTGGCCGTTCCTGCTCGTGAAAGTCGCCGCCGCCGTCTTCGTCATCTGGATCTTCGACGAGACGGTCTTCGAGGACAGCCCCCGCTACGCCATCCTGCTCATGATCACCGTCGTCGCCGTCGGCCTGGGTCCCGGAACTCGCGACATGCTGCGGGCGACCTTCGGCGTGTGA